A genomic window from Glycine soja cultivar W05 chromosome 10, ASM419377v2, whole genome shotgun sequence includes:
- the LOC114369241 gene encoding leucine-rich repeat protein 2-like, which translates to MAPFVSLSLLLLFLNHPLLSLSTNPEGNALHALRSRLSDPNNMLQSWDPTLVNPCTWFHVTCDSNNHVIRLDLGNSNVSGTLGPELGQLQHLQYLELYRNEITGKIPKELGNLKSLISMDLYDNKLEGKIPKSFGKLKSLKFLRLNNNKLTGSIPRELTRLTDLKIFDVSNNDLCGTIPVEGNFESFPMESFKNNRFSGPELKGLVPYDFGC; encoded by the exons ATGGCACCTTTCGTTTCCCTCTCTTTGTTGCTTCTCTTTCTCAACCACCCCCTCCTTTCCCTCTCAACCAACCCTGAAG GGAACGCTCTGCATGCTTTGAGAAGCAGGCTTTCTGATCCCAACAATATGTTGCAGAGTTGGGACCCAACACTGGTTAATCCCTGTACTTGGTTTCATGTTACCTGTGACTCCAACAATCATGTGATTCGCTT AGACTTGGGCAACTCTAACGTTTCTGGAACTCTGGGCCCAGAACTTGGCCAGCTACAGCATCTGCAGTACTT GGAGCTCTACAGGAATGAGATAACAGGAAAGATTCCTAAGGAACTTGGTAACTTGAAATCACTTATTAGCATGGATTTGTATGATAACAAGTTGGAGGGTAAAATTCCAAAATCATTTGGAAAGTTGAAGTCACTTAAATTCTT GCGGCTAAACAATAACAAGTTGACAGGATCCATCCCAAGAGAACTCACTCGTCTCACTGATCTCAAAATCTT TGATGTTTCTAATAATGATCTCTGTGGAACAATACCAGTTGAGGGAAACTTTGAATCTTTCCCAATGGAAAG TTTTAAAAACAACAGGTTTAGTGGTCCCGAGCTGAAAGGACTTGTTCCATATGATTTTGGATGCTGA
- the LOC114369731 gene encoding PXMP2/4 family protein 4-like: protein MSSAFLMNPAKIPHAMMQRQFMLVNRAIHPIKTPSFHFLKKPRQYGISSSFCSSSSSSSSSSSAAISISKVGFVGWYLGMIKSWPILTKSVTSSLIYIAADLSSQTIVRESSEPFDFIRTSRMAGYGMVILGPSLHFWFNFVSKLFPRRDLFSTLKKMVMGQTLYGPAMTVTFFSLNARLQGETGSEIAARLKRDLLPTMLSGIMYWPICDFITFRFIPVHLQPLVSNSFSYLWTVYITYMASLEKAT, encoded by the exons atgagcAGTGCTTTTCTAATGAACCCTGCCAAGATTCCTCATGCCATGATGCAGAGGCAGTTCATGTTGGTGAACCGTGCCATTCATCCCATCAAAACCCCTTCGTTTCATTTCCTCAAGAAACCAAGACAATATGGAATCTCTTcatctttttgttcttcttcttcttcttcatcatcatcatcgtctGCTGCAATTTCCATCTCCAAGGTTGGCTTTGTGGGTTGGTATTTGGGGATGATAAAGTCGTGGCCAATTTTGACAAAGAGTGTTACTTCTTCCCTTATTTACATCGCCGCTGATTTATCCTCTCAG ACTATTGTGCGAGAATCTTCAGAACCTTTTGATTTTATAAGGACTTCACGCATGGCAGGATACGGGATGGTCATTTTAGGACCATCACTGCATTTCTGGTTCAATTTTGTGTCAAAGCTTTTCCCAAGGAGGGATCTTTTTTCTACATTGAAGAAAATGGTCATGGGTCAGACACTTTATGGACCTGCCATGACTGTTACTTTCTTCTCCTTGAATGCACGTTTGCAGG GTGAAACCGGCTCAGAGATTGCTGCACGCTTAAAACGTGATTTGCTTCCTACGATGTTAAGTGGAATTATGTACTGGCCTATATGTGATTTTATAACATTTAGGTTCATTCCTGTCCATTTACAG CCATTAGTCAGCAATTCATTTTCGTACTTGTGGACCGTTTATATAACCTATATGGCAAGCCTAGAGAAAGCGACCTGA